A segment of the Eptesicus fuscus isolate TK198812 chromosome 9, DD_ASM_mEF_20220401, whole genome shotgun sequence genome:
GACCCTGATGGGAGGCTGCCGGGCAGTGGCTGGGGCCGTAGGGGTCCAGCTGCCTGCCTTGCCCAGGAACCCTTGGCCTGTGGGTGGAGAGAGAGCCCAAACTTGACCAAGGCAGGCCCTTTCCCATCAGGCTCTCTGGGCCTGACCGGAAATCCTCCTCCAGGCTCCCCTGGGCTTCAAGCCTGGAGCCCCTTTGGTCCTGTGGTTCTCTGGCCGCACAGGAATGAGGGGCTCCCCTAGTTACTGCCTGGGTGCTCGTGGGGATGCAGGGTCCATGAGATCCTTGGGGCCACCTTGCATGGCCCCTGCCCGCCTAGGGCATGCTCTGAGGGGGGGGCACAGCCGCTTCCCCGGGGAAGCTCCGCACAGCAGCAGCCAGCAGGGAAGGCCATGTTGGGGGGCCATGGGGGACAGTCAGGCCCTCTGCTTCAGTGCAGAGGGAGCTGCAGAGGTATACtctctggtggggggggggggctccccgtCTTTGATCCCCGGATCTCCTCcgtgtgcccctcccccaggtcgtCTTGCTGCCTCTGCAGGTGTCAGCTAACCAGGTGTGTTGGGCAGTGGAgcgtcagaatcacctgggaggttttctttttctcttttgacaGCTTCCTGGGTCCACCCTTGAGCTTCTTATGCCCTCTTTGTTGGGTGGGAGTCGGCATCAGGCCAGGGGCTTTAGACACTGAGCCCCACCCCAGCATGTGGAGCCTGATATGGGGCCTTGCTTTCTCCTCATTCAGGTGCCTGGCAGCCTGCTCCAGGGCCAGGCGGAGGGAAGGATGgggatggagtgtgtgtgtgcgcgcgtgcgtgcatgcgtgtgcacGCATGTGCAGCCATGGTACAGAAGCTTACAGTCCAGACGGGAATGGGAGTTAACTTTTAGACGCCGTGTTGTGCTGAATGGTTCCCAGGTCCCTTGCCAGCGCCTGCGCCTCTCCCGCCCTCACCAGCGCTGACTAcctgggtgagggcctgggcctgggctgagcGGGGAAAGGGCTTCAGCTGGCAGCGTGCTGGGTGCTCCCATGTCGGGGCTCCATGTCCTGGTGCAGGGTCGGATCCCTCTGGGAAATGGCATCGTAGTGACACCGGCTGCGTGGATTAGTGAGCCCTGGGCACCTACGACGCGCCAGGCTCTGGGCGTTAGCGtcaccccagcctgcagcctcagAGGGCGTCCGTTGAGTGGGTACAGGCCTGTGTGCCAGGACCCTGAGGGAGGAAGGTCAGGACTCGGCGTGCTAGTGATTCTTCAgggtggggtgtgggcagggaaGCCTTGAGGCAGAGGCTGCTGTCAGAAGGGACAGTGGGGATGTGTCAGGGGAAGCAAGAGGCTGTTCCAGGCGGAGGCGACAGCTCAGGCAGGAGCACAGATTGCGGGGCAGCTGGAAACcccggccccggggggggggggggggtgtccaggagCCAGGACGGGTGTGGGACTGCCCGTCAGGCCgagcagggagggagctgggttTCCGTTCCCAATGCAGAGGCCAGCCGAGGGCCAGCTGCAGCAGGATGGCCGAGGGAGCGGAGCGTGAACTCCCCCACAGCAGCCGTCCCCCCGGAGGCCAGGCCACTCTTAGGCAGCACcctggcagctgggggtgggcgCTCTAGGGGGTCTGCCTCGAGCCCCTGCCGCATGTAGACCGACCCCTGGCAACCTGTCAGTGCTCGGGAAATGGTCGCTGTTGTTTCTGTCGCCAACAAACGCTCATCTGCTGAGCACCAGCTCTGCCGGGGGCTGCACGCTGGCAGCTGAGGGTCCAGAGGCCGTGAGGCCGTCACTCCTGCCCTGTGTACTGCAGTCAtgcgtgtgtgtggtgtgtgtgcgcacgcaccCATGCAAGAGGGGAGGAGAAGTAGGTACTCCATTTCAGCACAAGGAGATGATGGTTTGGAGGGGCTGTATCCAGCGTTCAGAGCgagcccagaggaggaggagcctgaagCAGTCTGGGGCGGCAGGGAGGGCTCCCCAGGGGGGGCAGTGGTTGGTTGGAAGGACAAAGGAAAGATTCCCAGGTGTGGGAAAGAGGGCGAGGGAGGTATCCCAGGCAGAGGGCCACACTGTGCTGAGCACTGTGGGTCTCCGTGCCTGCGGCCACTGCCTTTGGGGCACTGCCCTGTGTAGTGGTGGGGGCCAGCCTCACCCTCCGGCCAGCTGGCTCAGTGTCTCCGCCTGCTGACATGGGTGTGCCACcctgagggaggaagaggggaggtgaAAGGAGGCAGGgactctcccttctgccttccccTCGCCCCCACCCAAAGGGAGAAGTCCTTCGTCCATCCATCAGTGAGCCCCAGAAGGGACTTGTGGGGCACAGGATGGGGATCTGGGTGTCGGGTGTGGCCAAGCTCATGGCTGTCCTTCTTCCCCCTTCCAGGTGGCATTCACCCCCTACGCCCCGGAGCCCGGAAGCGTGTGCCAGCAGAGAGAATACTATGACGAGAGGGTCCAGTTGTGCTGCAGCATGTGTCCTCCTGGTGAGGGAcagccctggagccctggccctcagactggctgggctcctgggggctGGTGCCTGGGAGGGAGTGGGTGTATGAGGGTGGGAGCGGGCAGGGTCATGGCTCTCAATTCTTCCTGAACTCCTTCTAGTTCCATGAATCAGCCCTGTggtccctcttgcttctggggccttgcacatgctgttccctcttcccAACTCCTTTTCCCTGGAAACCCCCTACTTATCTGTTAGACCTCAGCTTAGATGGCCCCCGGTGGAGAATTTTAGCCAAATGCAAAGGAGAAAGGAGCCGGCAAACCAGTTCTCACTAAAGTGTGACTGACTAATGGACAGGCAGTTTTGATGGTGGAATTCCAGGCATCTggaaggagcagaggggaggatATTTCATGATCAGTGGGGGTTCAGAGATGGAGTGACAGCTAGATGTGAGACGAGTCGATGGAGGAGTTGGAACCCCATCAAAGAGCCTTCGCAGCTCCACTACAGAACTCTGGGGTCCTGGGGGACAGTGGATGAGCTCAGGGTCCAGGCAGCAGCCAGCTCCCCTGAGACCCCTGGCCCTTGCTTTCTCAGGCTACCACGTCCAGTCCCACTGCACCAAGACCTCAGATACGGTGTGTGTCCCCTGCGAGGACAGCATGTACACCCAGCTCTGGAACTGGGTGCCCCATTGCTTGAGCTGTGACTCCCGCTGCAGCTCTGGTGAGTAGGCCCAGAGCGAGGGGTGGTCCCCAGCAACCTCCCCTGGGCACCTGCACTCCAGCCCCTTTGGCTGAAAGCTGATGTGGGTTACCTCAGACCTGCTGCTTCCATGGCCCGGGGCATGAGGTTGCGTGGGTACAGTTGTTTGCTATCTATTCGGGGCATTCTCATCCTGTCTTACCGAATCCCCTTCAGTCGCCCCACGGGGCAGGCCGGCCCAGAGCAGCGGTGGGAGAACTGTGCCCACTGTAGCAATGGGGGAGCTGTGTCTTGCTTGTGCCGTGGAGCGGAACAAGACTGCAGGCCTTGGAACtccgtggggaggggagggacccaTAGCCTGCTGGAGAGCAGAGCTGTccgtgggtggtgggctggctgggagggcagagtggCATGGCAGTGAGCAGGGCGGGTGGAGGCAGGAATGACCCTGGTCTGCCCTCTCGCCCCTCCAGAGCAGGTAGAAACTCAAGCCTGCACTCGGGAGCAGAACCGCGTGTgcgcctgcaggccaggctggtaCTGCATACTGAAGATCCAGCACAGGTGCCGGCAGTGCGCACAGCTGCGCAAGTGCCCCCCTGGCTTCGGTGTGGTCACACCAGGTACGGGGTCGGGCAGCAGGCCTGGGGTCCCCCTTGGGTCTCTTCTTCACGGGCATCAgctcctcagctcagcctgggaACGTCGTCAGTGACAGCCTGCTATCCATTAGGTGCCTGATTaggtacctactgtgtgctaggccctGGGGATCCAGAGACAGATCAGATTAAGCCCTAAGCTGCTGGAAAATCAGGTGGTGCCCCAGGAAGATGAACCCACGTGACCCCGGAGACCAGGAAGTCACTAGAATTGGTTAAAGGACAAACtcccagctgtgtgtgtgtgtgtgtgtgtgtgtgtgtgtgtgtgtgtgtgtgttcggaGGTAGAGATGCAGACGGTTCCACGGGTCCTCGGACTTCCCCTGGGGCTTCAGTGCCAAGGCCCCCCGGTCCCACAGAGCATCTGAGTTGGTGACAGGTCCCAATTTTTCCTTGAAGGAACCGCAACATCAAATGTGGTGTGTGCTGCCTGTGCCCCAGGGACGTTCTCAGACACGGCGTCATCCACAGACACCTGCCGGCCCCATCGGTTGTGAGTGGCTGAGCCCCTTGGttctgggggagcagggaggggctgccctgGTGATGGAGCGTCTAGAACACACAGTGGTGGTGTCACGGTGCCTGGAAGCCCCACTCGCGCCCTTGGGTTGCCGAGGCCTGTTCAGTGCCAGGACGGGTTCATCTAATGGTGGGTGGGTCCCAGGACAGCATGGTGAATAGCAGCCTTGCCCTGGAAGTCAAGACTGAGTGGGGAGCACGGGGacagggggtgcaggggaggagaggaaggtgtGGTCCTAAAATATGACAGGGCATGTACTCACTCCCCCATCCACGCTGCTGGGACCCTTGCCCTCGGGGAGCCCAGCCACCCCGAGCCATCCTGTCCTCTGCTGCCCCCTGACCAAGCCGCCTCCTCTCCCAGCTGTGAGTCGACGGCCatccctggcaatgcaagcagggACGCGGTCTGCAAGTCTGCGCTCCCCTCCCTGCGTGTGACCACAAGCTTAGCCCTCGAGCCCCAGGCAGCGTCCACGAAATCCCAACCCATGGAGCCCACGCCAGGACCCAGCACAACTGCCAGCatgtctctcctgctccctgtgGTCCCAAGTGCCCCGGCCGAAGGGCTCAGCACCGGGAACATCTCTCTTCCAGTTGGTAAGTCACAAGAGGGCCCAttcatccttcctccctcctccctcagactcccTGAGAGCCCGCTGTGGGCTGGATGCGTGCGTCCTGGGAGGCAGGTGGCAGCGAGACTTGTCTCCTTCAGGACCTGGTCCTGTCACCGAGAGACCCCGAGTCGAGAGAGGCGGGCttcgctttttaaaaaaataatatatatttttattgatttcagagaagaagggagagggagagagagagagagaaacatcagtgatgagagagaatcatgattggctgcctcctgcatgccccccactggggatcgagcccgaaatccaggcatgtgccctcactgggaattgaactatggcctcctggttcataggttgatgctcagccaggCTGGGCTCAGCTTTTATCTCAAAGTGGAGGTGTTCTCCTGGTTGTTGGTTCGGATGAACCATCAGGCTGTGAAGATAGTGGACTGGGCCACGTCGCCGCATGGGCTGTCCATCTGGGGTTAGGGACTACCCCTGGCTTGAGCTGTCAAGCTGGTGGCCCTCGAGCTTGTCTGGCACACAGTTTTTGGGTTGTTCGTTTTGTAATTGAATGCCGGACCTCTGGACTGGGCTTGCCCCTCACCTGGGACAGTCCTCGCCATCATTGGTCACCGACTGACCTGCCAGGCCCCTGGGAGAAGCCGGTGTGCTTTTCGCAGCTGGTTTGAGCGTCTCCTTTCCTTCCAGGACTCATTGTGGGTGTGACAGCCTTGGGACTACTGCTGATAGGGCTGCTGAACTGTGTCATGATTGCCCAGAAGAAAAGTAAGATTCCGTTCCTTTTCCCCCTCTCcgtttgttcattcatccatttgttcAGGAAGCTGGGTGCCTACTGAGAGTCAGGGCCTGGGCATAGCCTGAGGGCTCAGAGCCGGATACCGTAGACTCTGTAGGAGCTGAGAGCCTGGGAGAGGGCACTTCTGCTAATTTAGCTACTGAAAGGCAAGGCTCTGTGAGGGCGTCCCAGGGGGAGGAGTCCAGGATTCCTGTGGGGCATCCTGGGGGGAGGCAGGCCTCTGGAGCAGGTGGGGTTGGAGCTGGGTAAGAttctgtggggggctgtgtgcagGAAGGGAAGGGTGTGCTCAGCAGAGGACAGGCGTGAGCCAAGGTGTGGAGTttggaaagcagttggggggatcgAAGGGAGTGGAACAATGTCGAGCCAGCTGGAGGGCTGGGTGTGGGGCCTTTGCGTGCCTTGTCTGGTAGATAATCATTTCCCCCTCGGCTGGGTCTACTCCCACCGGCTCTGCTTGGGCCCCACGCTGCCCTCCTACTTAGAACAGCCGTGGCCCGAGGCAGTCACTGTCCCTGActtgtcccctctcccctttgcagagaaacccttctgcctgcctggaGACGCCAAGGTGAGTGCCCCTCCCCCGCTCTCCTTCCAGTGGGGGAGGCGCTGCCACAGGGAGCAGTGGGTTCTGTAGGTGGGTCTGTCCGGGGCCAGGTGGTGTGCAGAGGCCTGGGAGGCGGAGGaaaggccagccagggctgatcaAGGAGACCGAGTGCGAGAGGCCACGGCAAGGAGCAGGGGTTAGTGGTGTTTGTGGCAAGCATGTGGTCATGGACCtgtggtgtgaccttgggcagccgTGAAATAGCTTGTGGCCCTGTTTCTTCACCATTAAACGGGGACAGTGCTGCTCAGGGGCTGTGCCATCCACCCAGATGGCAACAATTCTCAGCATCTCTGTGGTGCTTACAGAGCACTTCCTCaaagagcagtggttttcaaactgagTGCCAGGGTACCCCAGTGTTCCATGGAGGGGCCTGGGGTTCATTTCTGGGGTTGAGATGGTGGCTAGAgggctgggctctgggtcccCCCTCTTTAACCAAAGCAGCTCACCTTAGATCTTTTTTATAAAGTAGGACCTGTGACCAGTTCTCCATCAGGAGGGCATTTGGCCACAAGTAACCGAAAACCTAAGGGTTACTTAAAGCAAGAAGGCTTTCTGTTTCTCACATGCCAAGAGGTCGAGGGGTTGATGGCTGCTGGAATAAGTTCAACTGCATCCTTCTGAGAGGCAGTAGGACCCCGGGCTCTGCCATCTTTGGTGTGTTGGCTTTTGTTCTATTGCTTGTGGCTTCATGTCATGAGAGGGTGATCACCACTTCCTGTGACCTCAGGTTTGAGGTGGAAAGAAGAGGGGGTCGTGACCAGCCATGGCGCCTTTTATCAGGAAATCAACGCTCTCCCAAAAGCCCTGGGTAGACTTCTCCTTTGGTATCATTGGCCTGAATGGTGTCACATGACCAtccctagctgcaaaggagtctgggaaacGGGGCACTTTGCTTTCCCAGCCTCTGTGGTGGAGGAAGACAAGGGAGAGGGCTTGGAAATGGGTGTTGGGTGAGCCAGTACACAGTGGCTGCTGCACTCCTGAATCTGGTAGGCAGGGCAGGGTTTATACCTgcttttacagacgaggaaagaGCTCCCTCCAGGTCCGCCCGtcctgctgggcagggttccTCAGCCTCGCCACCATCATCCTGTCcttgggggctgtcctgtgctttGCAGGCTGCTTAGCAATAGTGCTGACCTCTCCCCAGGGGATGGCAGCAGCACTGCCTCCAAGGAGTGACAGCTAaagatgtctccagacattgctaatGCCCCCCGGAGGGCAGAGCCACCCCCGGCTGGGAACCACTGTGCTAGGGAACAGCTCAGCCCAGTGCCAGAGGCTTACACAGGACTTGGGACTTGGTCGGGACCAGCGACTGATTTCATGTGCTGATTTTGTGGACAAGCAAAGAGGAggtgacttgccccaggtcagACAGCACCGTGTCTCTGGACTCCCGGCTCTGCAGCATTCCCGCAGATGGGAGCACTGGTTTGGGAGTTCAGACACTTTCTCATCCCCCCCAGGGTGCGAATGccactcctttctttttctggctTCCAGGCGGTGACGCTGACGGCCGCTGAGGGGTGGCACAGAGGGCGAGTGTGCCCtctaggctcctccccagcagccCAGCTGCCACGTCTTCTCTCCTTCCCGGCCAAGTGTTTCCCCACAGCGAGATGCCCAGGTGTGACCCAGCAGCCTCACTTCCCTTTCCCCTCACAGAGTTCTGTGTTCACTGAGTGTGCGCAGCGCAGCTCCTATTTTGGGGTGCTGTTGTGTATAGAGCGGTGCGCTGGCAGCGGGCCCTCCGAGCAGGGCAGAACCCCCGAACTCCTGATTTGTGGTGGTAGCTCATTTCCGTGTCATAAACACTCCCACCGTCCAATTTCAAGCTGCCCGGTGTGGACCTGGGAAGACTGACGCACAGGTCTGGGCTGGCCCTGCGCACGGCTGCTGAGCCCCGTGTGCCAGGCTCGGTGCCCGTGCTGCGGCTCTGACTGCAGCGAGGTGCCCAGTACGGTCAccccgtttcacagatgaggaaaccgagattCAGGGAGGTTCTCTTCCCCGTATGAGGTCAGGCTGCTAGGGAAGTGACAGCCCAGGTTGGAAACTCAGTCTGAATCTGCAGGTTTGGCCGGGCCAGGCATTCAGGGCTGttcaaggcccccccccccccaccccccggaggGCTGCCCTCAGAGGCTGGCCACCTTCCCAGAtgcccttcagtccccaggctcccACTCCCTCGCTTAGCCTGGCCCACTCTgttcctggctgctggctgtggtCCCTGCTATGAGGCTGCCTGGTCGCCCCCGGTCTAGGCTGCTGGGGCGGAGAGTGACTCAGCTCCGCCCCGTCGCTCCTGCTGCGGAAGGAACCCCAAGGCCTGGCGGGACAGTGGCTTCCCCTCTTTTAGGAAAGGTCAGCGTACCCTCCTATGTGCGCTCACCCTCAGTCACCCCCACAGACACACTTGTGCACGCTCACATTTAATAACGAGAGTGAGCATTTATGAGGCGCTGGACGTATGCCAGGCACAGTTCTGAGCATTGACTCCCACAGCCGTGCTGCGACACAGGCAGT
Coding sequences within it:
- the TNFRSF1B gene encoding tumor necrosis factor receptor superfamily member 1B, with the translated sequence MAPAALWAVLAFGLQLWAAGHAVPAKVAFTPYAPEPGSVCQQREYYDERVQLCCSMCPPGYHVQSHCTKTSDTVCVPCEDSMYTQLWNWVPHCLSCDSRCSSEQVETQACTREQNRVCACRPGWYCILKIQHRCRQCAQLRKCPPGFGVVTPGTATSNVVCAACAPGTFSDTASSTDTCRPHRFCESTAIPGNASRDAVCKSALPSLRVTTSLALEPQAASTKSQPMEPTPGPSTTASMSLLLPVVPSAPAEGLSTGNISLPVGLIVGVTALGLLLIGLLNCVMIAQKKKKPFCLPGDAKPHLPADKAQVAPGSEQQHLLTTAPSSSSSSLESAASASHRGTPTRNQPQAPGRDQPSGSGEAQAGSGSSESSPGGHGTHVNVTCIVNVCSSSDHGSRCSSQASSTTGNADSSPSGSPQDEHVPFSKEECPVRSPRGAPETRLQSLEEKPLNLGVPDAGMKPS